Proteins encoded within one genomic window of uncultured Sphingopyxis sp.:
- a CDS encoding DsbE family thiol:disulfide interchange protein: protein MKNRWVLFVPLAIMGLLFGAFIYRLVTPAETLIQSQWIDKPMPLFDLPPATAGVEGLKSSQLADGKPRLVNVFASWCIPCRAEAPQLEALKAAGVPIDGIAIRDRPEDVAMFLNEYGNPFDRIGADMQSSVQIALGSSGVPETFLIDGKGIIREQIQGVILADQVPEIVAKLEAMK, encoded by the coding sequence ATGAAGAATCGCTGGGTCCTGTTCGTGCCGCTGGCGATCATGGGGCTGCTGTTCGGGGCCTTCATCTATCGGCTGGTGACGCCCGCCGAGACGCTGATCCAGTCGCAATGGATCGACAAGCCGATGCCCTTGTTCGACCTGCCGCCCGCGACGGCGGGCGTCGAGGGGCTCAAGAGCAGCCAGCTCGCCGACGGCAAGCCGCGCCTTGTCAACGTCTTTGCGAGCTGGTGCATCCCGTGCCGCGCCGAGGCGCCGCAGCTTGAGGCGCTGAAAGCCGCGGGGGTGCCGATCGACGGCATCGCGATCCGCGACCGGCCCGAGGATGTCGCGATGTTCCTGAACGAATATGGCAATCCGTTCGACCGCATCGGCGCCGACATGCAGAGCAGCGTCCAGATCGCGCTCGGGTCGTCGGGCGTGCCCGAAACCTTCCTGATCGACGGCAAGGGGATCATCCGCGAGCAGATTCAGGGCGTGATCCTCGCCGATCAGGTGCCGGAGATCGTCGCCAAGCTTGAGGCGATGAAGTGA